One Micromonospora sp. WMMD1120 genomic region harbors:
- a CDS encoding ABC transporter ATP-binding protein — translation MRLLRDLWGTSTRRMTIVVVLIVLGAAGQAGASALAGAVLVHRSAGFFVVLAGALVAVVLSDLAVSLLMAGLTADWSADVRRRLCRVAFGQDLPTLETTPVGELLDRIDGDVYQVASAVRNQGTRLAQGLCVGLLSMVVALVVWWPGGVAMLLLTVVLAIGLRRPTARIGPARMAEEEAWSDLAAVMEEAVHGQDDVRTSLARPYVLRLYARRAAAVLSRGRVVWVLSARVATAATATIRAGIGAVVLGGAWALTTDRIDAARLTAIWLLALAFGATAEHVSRMVPEIQEALGAWARVQLLQKARQEPVGGASPSEGDLRIRDLTFTYQEGGRGAALRGLSLTFARGRSYALIGRTGSGKSTLAKVLTRAVDVPPGSVFLGGTDLCDLDVEQLRRWVALVPQRTEILAGTLAENVALFDRELLDAAARALHELGLAGWIAELPDGLATRLGEGGHVLSAGQEQLVAFARILVRDPHVVILDEATARLDPVTEARVQRATERLLRDRIGIVIAHRLSSVRRCDEVVVLADGAVVEAGPLETSTRFAELLATSHAAAYATAAPLGRTAAGTDLLVGPGPNEAWPTEPTTAHAGLTAHAGLTAHAGLTAHAGLAAPAEEGAPAGHPAPAGHPAPAGHSAPAGSARTDPPPLPPTPPARTLREILRLCTNDPRYGAAAIGLFLGLSLLGLDGPVLPWLWADLVDGTGNAYLPAVGIVAGLLVTLPLPYYTHVWFPGWWVRQMLRIGLRLVHGQTGARRVSSHTPAEVVAQGGDTERVVQLADNVLDQTVALVLVVAMTAVTGSVVPGLFFLGTMVVSGLAATLFGPKLERAARATVAARAAFATALVSALSAARTVKLAGATSAVLHHLAALDVLRSDRQRREISVQVWARSTPSMASGLLPIGAWALYLGGGLSAGAVLVAVSTLGAARWFAWTTASLISQLPSARVWTRRTVAMTGVGAYSAGVPAVDLAAGTAPAPTPPPRHPLRRLELRGFSVVHSDGTVAVRDVDLTVHRGQLVLVVGPVGSGKSSLLRGLAGIVHHTGVLAWNGDPVTEPELFLRPNQVGYVGQLPRVLSGTVADNIALGHQVDAAGAVSTAQLDHDLAAAGGGLGLLIGHKGTRLSGGQLQRLALARALAPRTELLVADDVSSALDVTTELALWQALREHGVTVVGSTAKRAALVRADHVVVLLGGAVAAQGAWRDLEGDWSHLAG, via the coding sequence ATGCGCCTGCTCCGTGATCTGTGGGGCACCTCGACCCGTCGTATGACGATCGTGGTCGTTCTCATCGTGCTCGGCGCCGCCGGTCAGGCGGGCGCCTCGGCGCTGGCCGGGGCGGTGCTGGTGCACCGGTCGGCCGGCTTCTTCGTCGTACTGGCCGGGGCGCTGGTCGCCGTGGTCCTCAGCGACCTCGCGGTGAGCCTGCTGATGGCCGGCCTGACCGCCGACTGGTCCGCCGACGTGCGCCGCCGGCTGTGTCGCGTCGCGTTCGGGCAGGACCTGCCCACCCTGGAGACCACACCGGTGGGCGAGCTGCTGGACCGGATCGACGGGGACGTCTACCAGGTTGCCTCTGCGGTCCGTAACCAGGGCACCCGGCTCGCCCAGGGGTTGTGCGTCGGGCTGCTGTCGATGGTCGTCGCGCTGGTCGTGTGGTGGCCGGGCGGTGTCGCGATGCTGCTGCTCACCGTTGTGCTCGCGATCGGGCTGCGGCGGCCGACCGCGCGGATCGGCCCGGCGCGGATGGCCGAGGAGGAGGCGTGGTCGGACCTCGCCGCGGTCATGGAGGAGGCGGTGCACGGCCAGGACGACGTACGGACCAGCCTGGCCCGTCCGTACGTGCTGCGGCTGTACGCCCGGCGGGCCGCCGCCGTGCTGTCCCGGGGAAGAGTGGTCTGGGTGCTGTCCGCCCGGGTGGCGACGGCGGCCACGGCGACGATCCGGGCCGGCATCGGCGCGGTGGTGCTCGGCGGAGCGTGGGCGCTGACCACCGACCGGATCGACGCCGCCCGGCTCACCGCCATCTGGCTGCTCGCCCTGGCCTTCGGGGCCACGGCGGAGCATGTCAGCCGCATGGTGCCGGAGATCCAGGAGGCGCTCGGCGCGTGGGCCCGGGTGCAGTTGCTCCAGAAGGCGCGGCAGGAACCGGTCGGCGGAGCCAGTCCGAGCGAGGGTGACCTGCGCATCCGGGATCTGACCTTCACCTACCAGGAGGGTGGCCGGGGGGCCGCGTTGCGCGGGCTCAGCCTCACCTTCGCGCGCGGCCGGTCGTACGCGTTGATCGGCCGGACCGGCTCCGGCAAGTCGACGTTGGCGAAGGTGCTCACCCGGGCTGTCGACGTCCCGCCGGGCTCGGTCTTTCTCGGCGGCACCGACCTGTGTGACCTCGACGTCGAGCAGTTGCGTCGCTGGGTGGCGCTGGTGCCGCAGCGTACCGAGATCCTGGCCGGCACGCTCGCCGAGAACGTCGCGCTCTTCGACAGGGAGTTGCTCGACGCCGCCGCCAGGGCCCTGCACGAGCTGGGTCTGGCCGGCTGGATCGCCGAGCTGCCGGACGGGTTGGCGACCCGGCTGGGGGAGGGCGGGCACGTGCTCTCCGCCGGGCAGGAGCAGTTGGTGGCGTTCGCGCGGATCCTGGTGCGTGACCCGCACGTGGTGATCCTCGACGAGGCCACCGCACGTCTGGACCCGGTCACCGAGGCGCGGGTGCAGCGGGCCACCGAACGACTGCTCCGTGACCGCATCGGCATCGTCATCGCGCACCGCCTCTCCTCGGTGCGCCGCTGTGACGAGGTGGTGGTGCTGGCGGACGGGGCAGTGGTCGAGGCTGGCCCGTTGGAGACGTCGACGCGCTTCGCCGAACTGCTGGCGACGAGCCACGCCGCCGCGTACGCCACGGCGGCGCCGCTCGGCCGCACCGCTGCCGGCACCGACCTGCTGGTCGGCCCCGGCCCGAACGAAGCCTGGCCGACCGAGCCGACAACCGCGCACGCCGGGCTCACCGCGCACGCCGGGCTCACCGCGCACGCCGGGCTCACCGCGCACGCCGGGCTCGCCGCGCCGGCCGAGGAGGGCGCGCCGGCAGGTCACCCCGCGCCGGCAGGTCACCCCGCGCCGGCAGGTCACTCCGCGCCGGCGGGATCGGCCCGGACCGACCCGCCACCGCTACCGCCGACGCCTCCGGCCCGGACGCTGCGGGAGATCCTCCGGCTCTGCACCAACGATCCCCGGTACGGGGCGGCCGCGATCGGGCTCTTCCTCGGGCTCAGCCTGCTGGGGTTGGACGGCCCCGTGCTGCCGTGGCTCTGGGCGGACCTGGTCGACGGGACCGGCAACGCGTACCTGCCGGCGGTGGGCATCGTGGCCGGGCTGCTGGTCACGCTGCCGTTGCCGTACTACACCCACGTCTGGTTCCCCGGCTGGTGGGTGCGGCAGATGCTCCGCATCGGCCTGCGTCTGGTGCACGGTCAGACCGGAGCGCGGCGGGTCAGCTCGCACACCCCGGCCGAGGTGGTGGCGCAGGGCGGTGACACCGAGCGGGTGGTCCAGCTCGCCGACAACGTGCTGGACCAGACCGTCGCGCTGGTTCTCGTGGTCGCCATGACGGCGGTCACCGGCAGCGTCGTACCCGGGCTGTTCTTCCTCGGCACGATGGTCGTCTCCGGGCTGGCGGCGACGCTGTTCGGCCCGAAGCTGGAGCGTGCCGCCCGCGCGACGGTGGCGGCGCGGGCCGCCTTCGCCACGGCGTTGGTCTCCGCGCTCTCCGCGGCGCGGACGGTGAAGCTCGCCGGCGCGACCAGTGCGGTGCTGCACCACCTCGCGGCTCTGGACGTGCTGCGCAGCGACCGGCAGCGGCGGGAGATCTCGGTGCAGGTGTGGGCGCGTTCCACGCCGTCGATGGCCAGCGGGTTGTTGCCGATCGGCGCGTGGGCGCTCTACCTGGGTGGTGGGCTCTCCGCCGGTGCGGTGCTGGTGGCCGTGTCGACACTGGGCGCGGCCCGCTGGTTCGCCTGGACGACCGCCTCGCTGATCTCGCAGTTGCCCTCGGCGCGGGTCTGGACGCGGCGCACCGTGGCGATGACCGGGGTGGGCGCGTACTCCGCGGGGGTGCCGGCTGTCGACCTGGCCGCCGGCACGGCGCCCGCGCCGACCCCGCCACCCCGGCACCCGTTGCGTCGCCTGGAGCTGCGCGGCTTCAGCGTGGTGCACTCCGACGGTACGGTGGCCGTCCGGGACGTGGACCTGACGGTGCACCGTGGACAACTGGTGCTCGTCGTCGGGCCGGTGGGGTCGGGCAAGTCCTCGTTGCTGCGTGGGCTGGCCGGGATCGTGCACCACACCGGCGTACTGGCCTGGAACGGTGACCCGGTCACCGAGCCGGAGCTGTTCCTGCGTCCCAACCAGGTCGGCTACGTGGGCCAGTTGCCCCGGGTGCTCTCCGGCACGGTGGCCGACAACATCGCGCTCGGGCACCAGGTGGACGCGGCCGGGGCGGTCAGCACCGCCCAGCTCGACCACGACCTGGCCGCCGCCGGTGGCGGGTTGGGCCTGCTCATCGGGCACAAGGGCACACGGCTCTCCGGCGGGCAGTTGCAGCGGTTGGCGCTGGCCCGGGCGCTGGCCCCGCGTACCGAACTGCTGGTCGCCGACGACGTGTCGTCGGCGCTGGACGTCACCACCGAGCTGGCGCTGTGGCAGGCGTTGCGCGAGCACGGCGTGACGGTGGTGGGCTCGACCGCGAAGCGTGCGGCGCTGGTCCGGGCCGACCACGTGGTGGTGCTGCTCGGTGGCGCGGTGGCGGCGCAGGGCGCCTGGCGGGACCTGGAGGGCGACTGGTCGCACCTCGCCGGCTGA
- a CDS encoding NADH:flavin oxidoreductase/NADH oxidase, which yields MSALFTPLALRAVTLPNRVAMAPMCQYSTGPDGLPTDWHLIHLGSRAVGGAGLILTEATAVLPEGRISPQDTGLWSGAHVDAWRPVTAFVAAHGAVPAVQLAHAGFKASTYRPWAPRTGGVPDGEGGWTPVAPGSEPFTPGYRTPTSLDEAGIDGVVEAFAAAADRALAAGFAAVEIHAAHGYLLNEFLSPLTNHRTDAYGGDRAARMRLTLEVARAVRAAVGEDVPVLTRISATDWVDGGWTIEDSVALAGELAGVGVDLVDASSGGVSTAQQVPIGPGYQVPLAAQIRRDAGVPTGAVGLIVEPEHAEQIVAGGEADLVLLGRELLRDPYWPRRAAAKLGVAYTGPAQYARAF from the coding sequence ATGAGCGCACTGTTCACCCCCCTCGCCCTGCGCGCGGTGACCCTGCCCAACCGGGTCGCCATGGCGCCGATGTGCCAGTACTCCACCGGCCCGGACGGCCTGCCCACCGACTGGCACCTCATCCACCTCGGCAGCCGGGCGGTCGGCGGCGCGGGCCTGATCCTGACCGAGGCGACCGCCGTCCTGCCCGAGGGTCGGATCAGCCCGCAGGACACCGGGCTGTGGTCCGGCGCGCACGTCGACGCGTGGCGACCGGTGACCGCGTTCGTCGCCGCGCACGGCGCGGTGCCGGCCGTACAGCTCGCGCACGCCGGGTTCAAGGCGTCCACCTACCGGCCGTGGGCGCCGCGGACGGGCGGCGTGCCGGACGGCGAGGGCGGTTGGACGCCCGTCGCCCCCGGCTCCGAGCCGTTCACCCCCGGCTACCGCACGCCGACGAGCCTCGACGAGGCCGGCATCGACGGTGTGGTCGAGGCGTTCGCGGCCGCCGCCGACCGCGCGCTGGCGGCCGGCTTCGCCGCCGTGGAGATCCACGCCGCGCACGGCTACCTGCTCAACGAGTTCCTGTCGCCGCTGACCAACCACCGCACCGACGCCTACGGCGGCGACCGGGCCGCCCGGATGCGGCTCACCCTGGAGGTGGCCCGCGCGGTCCGCGCGGCGGTCGGCGAGGACGTGCCCGTACTGACCCGGATCTCCGCCACGGACTGGGTCGACGGCGGCTGGACGATCGAGGACAGCGTGGCGCTCGCCGGTGAACTGGCCGGCGTCGGCGTCGACCTCGTGGACGCGTCCTCCGGCGGGGTGAGCACCGCCCAGCAGGTCCCGATCGGCCCCGGTTACCAGGTGCCGCTGGCCGCCCAGATCCGCCGGGACGCCGGCGTGCCGACCGGCGCGGTGGGCCTGATCGTGGAGCCCGAGCACGCCGAGCAGATCGTCGCCGGCGGCGAGGCCGATCTGGTGTTGCTCGGCCGGGAGCTGCTGCGCGACCCGTACTGGCCGCGCCGGGCCGCCGCGAAGCTCGGCGTCGCGTACACCGGTCCCGCCCAGTACGCCCGCGCGTTCTGA